Proteins encoded by one window of Methanobacterium sp.:
- a CDS encoding inositol-3-phosphate synthase encodes MEKIKIAIIGLGNCASSLIQGIHYYKDKKGEDAIGLMHWDIGGFKPSDIEVVAAFDIDERKVGKDISEAIFAKPNCTTVFCPKIEKTGVKVSMGKVLDGVAPHMENYDDDYTFIVSREPESDIVEVIKQSGAEILVNYLPVGSQKAVEYYAQCALDAGVAFINSMPVFIVSNDEWAKKFEEKGIPIVGDDIKAQIGATITHRTLANLFRERGVKLERTYQLNTGGNTDFLNMLNRDRLDSKKESKTEAVQSVLAERLDDPDIHIGPSDYVPWQKDNKLCFLRMEGKTFGDVPMNIELRLSVEDSPNSAGCVIDAIRCCKLALERGIGGQLTSISAYTMKHPPQQFKDEKAYEMVNEFIEGKRER; translated from the coding sequence TTGGAGAAGATAAAAATAGCAATAATTGGGCTTGGTAATTGTGCAAGTTCCTTAATACAGGGAATTCATTATTATAAAGATAAAAAGGGTGAAGATGCAATTGGTTTAATGCACTGGGACATCGGCGGCTTTAAACCAAGCGATATAGAAGTTGTAGCTGCTTTTGATATAGATGAGAGAAAAGTAGGAAAAGATATTAGTGAAGCTATTTTTGCAAAGCCAAATTGTACAACAGTATTTTGCCCGAAGATCGAAAAAACAGGCGTTAAAGTATCAATGGGTAAAGTTCTCGATGGAGTAGCCCCCCATATGGAGAACTATGACGATGATTACACATTTATAGTCTCCAGGGAGCCAGAATCTGATATCGTAGAGGTTATAAAACAAAGTGGTGCTGAAATACTGGTAAATTATCTTCCTGTAGGTTCCCAAAAAGCAGTTGAATACTATGCACAATGCGCCCTTGATGCCGGAGTTGCATTTATAAACAGCATGCCTGTTTTTATTGTAAGCAACGATGAATGGGCTAAAAAATTTGAAGAAAAAGGAATCCCAATTGTAGGTGATGATATAAAAGCCCAGATCGGGGCTACAATAACTCACAGAACATTGGCTAATTTATTCCGTGAAAGAGGAGTCAAATTAGAAAGAACATACCAGTTAAACACTGGAGGAAACACTGACTTCCTTAACATGCTAAATAGAGATAGACTCGATTCAAAAAAGGAATCAAAAACCGAAGCTGTCCAATCTGTACTTGCTGAAAGACTTGATGACCCTGACATTCATATCGGACCCAGCGACTACGTCCCATGGCAAAAAGACAATAAATTATGTTTCCTCAGAATGGAAGGAAAAACCTTCGGCGACGTGCCCATGAACATTGAATTAAGGTTAAGTGTTGAAGATTCACCAAATTCCGCCGGATGCGTAATTGACGCTATAAGATGCTGTAAACTGGCCCTTGAAAGGGGTATTGGTGGCCAGTTAACCTCAATTTCAGCTTACACCATGAAACATCCGCCACAACAATTCAAGGATGAAAAAGCATATGAAATGGTGAATGAATTTATAGAAGGAAAAAGGGAAAGATAA
- a CDS encoding small multi-drug export protein produces MNMETVTGILVVFGTSFLELWAGILIGLALKINPFIIGTVSALGAISASVIVLSLGDNLRKKFFKWFYGGKKDLKKGKYYKIWNKYGIVGLGLLSPLFFGAPLGSGLGIVLGAEKRPLLIWMSIGIILWSILLTTAGYFGIMVFESAEFFNF; encoded by the coding sequence ATGAATATGGAAACTGTAACTGGAATTTTAGTGGTCTTTGGAACAAGTTTTCTGGAGCTGTGGGCTGGAATACTCATCGGATTAGCACTTAAAATTAATCCATTTATTATAGGAACAGTATCTGCATTGGGGGCAATTTCTGCTTCTGTTATAGTTTTGAGTCTTGGAGATAATTTAAGGAAAAAATTTTTCAAATGGTTTTATGGTGGGAAAAAGGATCTGAAAAAGGGAAAATATTATAAAATATGGAATAAATACGGCATAGTGGGATTAGGGCTTTTATCTCCACTTTTTTTCGGTGCACCACTAGGGTCAGGACTTGGAATTGTTTTAGGTGCTGAAAAAAGACCATTATTAATCTGGATGAGCATAGGGATTATTTTGTGGAGTATTCTACTTACAACAGCTGGTTATTTTGGCATTATGGTCTTTGAGTCTGCAGAGTTCTTTAATTTTTAA
- a CDS encoding VTT domain-containing protein translates to MNYGALGVFLGSILEQIVAPIPSSIVVLGSSFFIMKGNPLSLGAMGRLFLNVVIPAALGITTGSLVYYSLSYKIGTPFIKRSGKYLGVSVEDVQNVEKRVKKSQYEHLFLFAARCIPVIPSIAVNLFCGLVKYPLKKYLVITFFGAMIQATILGVVGWQLGNAYIKYVNSLSALTDIITVIIILGIIFYIFKKRKEMKREKD, encoded by the coding sequence ATGAATTATGGGGCTTTAGGAGTATTTTTGGGCTCCATACTTGAACAAATAGTTGCCCCTATCCCATCAAGCATTGTTGTATTGGGTTCAAGCTTTTTTATAATGAAGGGAAATCCTTTATCTTTAGGGGCTATGGGGAGGTTATTTTTAAATGTAGTAATCCCTGCAGCACTGGGAATAACCACAGGTTCCTTGGTGTACTATTCTTTATCTTATAAAATCGGAACACCATTTATTAAACGTTCAGGAAAATATTTGGGAGTTTCTGTTGAAGATGTTCAGAATGTGGAGAAAAGGGTTAAAAAAAGTCAATATGAACATCTGTTTCTTTTTGCTGCCAGATGTATTCCGGTTATACCCAGTATAGCTGTAAATCTTTTTTGCGGCCTTGTTAAATATCCTCTAAAGAAATATTTGGTTATAACATTTTTTGGGGCAATGATACAGGCTACCATACTTGGAGTTGTCGGCTGGCAGCTTGGAAATGCATATATTAAATATGTAAACAGTTTATCTGCCTTAACTGATATAATAACTGTAATTATCATTTTAGGCATTATTTTCTATATTTTTAAAAAAAGAAAGGAAATGAAAAGGGAGAAAGATTAA
- a CDS encoding DUF308 domain-containing protein: protein MGEGGNVLLGILAIILGILVIAFPLFSVFTASVLAGFAVIFLGIWLLAQSFGTWSKSKAASIAFLILGLIAIIGGIGLFGSILAFSLLASFWLYFAGFFLIISGIMSFFTKEGTAGKGAGGFGIILGILYIILAIYAWNPYYLALLIGIWLIIDGITLFFVSPSVMKLNVPGE from the coding sequence ATGGGAGAAGGAGGAAATGTTTTATTAGGTATTTTAGCAATAATTTTAGGTATTTTAGTGATTGCATTCCCATTATTCAGCGTATTTACAGCAAGCGTGCTTGCAGGATTTGCCGTAATATTTTTGGGTATCTGGCTACTGGCCCAAAGCTTTGGAACATGGAGCAAAAGTAAAGCAGCGAGTATTGCATTTTTAATACTTGGACTCATTGCTATAATTGGTGGAATTGGTTTATTTGGCAGTATACTTGCATTCAGTCTCTTAGCGAGCTTCTGGCTCTACTTTGCAGGTTTCTTCCTGATCATTTCAGGTATAATGTCATTCTTCACCAAAGAAGGAACTGCTGGTAAAGGAGCCGGTGGATTTGGTATTATTTTAGGTATATTATACATTATACTGGCTATTTACGCATGGAACCCATATTATCTGGCTTTATTAATAGGAATCTGGTTAATCATAGATGGTATAACACTGTTTTTTGTTAGTCCATCAGTAATGAAATTAAATGTTCCAGGAGAATAA
- a CDS encoding MFS transporter gives MAQENQNKWGVVIVACMAIFIIVLDSSAMNVAITTLVVELNTTLSVIQAIIALYALIIASFMLLGSKLQDILGRKKTFLLGLGIYATGTTIATLSLNAGMLLIGWAVLEGIGAAMILPATTTIVGASYKGKDRITAFGIWGGIAAVGAAIGPIVGGIFTTYLTWRLVFASELIFVALILIFRHYLTESKPALKWKDLDIVGALLSIFSLILIVLGILLLTKPEYWAYVATLLISGSILFLIFLLWQKRRINKDLEPLSDISLLKNRLFGLGNLNSVIQQIPLAGFLFIIPVFLQQVTKLNAFNTGLALLPASITILLFSLLGAKLSSKLNSKYILMIGFLISAAGTFILGGVFNLNTQIVDIVPGTVVFGVGIGLLLSQLTNLTMSAVRTEQETDASGFLNAFKNLGYSMGTALIGVLLLIGVFYGLSAGIEASGLAENMTTEQIQDSLFNYVETMQTEPPQIPSELVPQATQIIDSTISSAMKQTFNALTLILLLGFITSIFIPKNRELNP, from the coding sequence ATGGCTCAAGAAAACCAGAATAAGTGGGGCGTAGTGATAGTTGCATGTATGGCGATTTTTATTATAGTTTTAGATTCATCTGCAATGAATGTAGCAATTACTACATTGGTAGTAGAATTAAATACAACTCTATCAGTTATTCAAGCAATTATAGCTTTATATGCACTTATAATCGCTTCATTTATGCTTTTAGGCAGTAAACTTCAGGATATCCTGGGTAGAAAAAAGACTTTTCTTTTAGGATTAGGTATCTACGCTACTGGAACAACCATAGCCACTTTAAGCCTTAATGCAGGGATGCTACTTATAGGATGGGCTGTTTTAGAGGGCATTGGTGCTGCAATGATTTTGCCCGCAACCACAACAATAGTAGGGGCCAGTTATAAAGGTAAGGACAGGATAACTGCTTTTGGTATTTGGGGGGGCATAGCAGCGGTGGGGGCCGCGATAGGTCCGATAGTAGGTGGAATTTTCACTACATACTTAACATGGAGGCTAGTTTTTGCTTCAGAACTGATATTTGTTGCGTTAATCTTAATTTTCAGGCATTATTTAACTGAATCTAAACCAGCATTGAAATGGAAAGATTTAGACATTGTTGGAGCGTTGCTTTCCATCTTTTCTCTGATTTTAATTGTCCTAGGAATTTTATTACTAACAAAACCCGAATACTGGGCTTACGTAGCAACATTACTAATTTCAGGATCTATTCTGTTTTTAATCTTTTTGTTATGGCAGAAAAGGAGAATTAACAAAGATTTAGAGCCTTTATCTGATATTTCTCTTCTAAAAAATCGTTTATTTGGGTTGGGTAATTTAAATTCGGTTATTCAGCAAATCCCTCTTGCAGGATTTCTCTTTATAATTCCTGTATTCTTGCAGCAGGTGACTAAATTAAATGCATTCAATACTGGGCTCGCGCTTTTACCTGCATCAATTACTATACTGTTATTCTCACTTCTTGGCGCGAAGTTATCATCAAAATTAAATTCCAAATATATCTTAATGATTGGTTTTCTTATTTCAGCAGCAGGAACTTTCATATTAGGCGGAGTATTCAATTTAAATACCCAAATAGTGGATATTGTGCCAGGTACAGTTGTATTTGGTGTCGGAATAGGTCTTTTACTTTCACAGCTGACTAATCTTACAATGTCTGCTGTAAGAACTGAACAAGAAACAGATGCCTCAGGTTTCCTGAACGCGTTTAAAAATTTGGGTTATTCAATGGGTACAGCTTTAATTGGGGTTTTACTTTTAATTGGAGTATTTTACGGCCTTTCAGCCGGAATAGAAGCATCTGGTCTGGCCGAAAACATGACTACTGAACAGATACAGGATAGTCTCTTTAATTATGTGGAAACAATGCAAACAGAACCGCCACAAATACCTTCAGAATTAGTGCCGCAAGCCACCCAAATTATTGATTCCACGATAAGCTCTGCAATGAAACAAACATTCAACGCACTTACATTAATACTGCTTTTAGGATTTATTACAAGTATTTTTATACCAAAAAACAGAGAATTAAATCCATAA
- a CDS encoding ion channel: protein MQRNFKVIFNVFLFIFIFIDVVFLIFITLDFALSLRPSMLEFIRYDLIVSILIILHVLLRMNREKNRRQYLIKNWIDIFAVVPVAFIVILLSSEPALIIVALFLIRIYALIRYLLKIRSIIRFTEKTKLDIATFLLLGTFIFGSLIFFWVESPVNPQVTNLDSAAFFMIVSMSTTGYGNIVPYTSIGTLVSAIAIIIGIGYTGWVTAAIASSLIEELRKERKEEIKKQNAAMKNIIEKLDKIEKELEEIKNSKG from the coding sequence ATGCAGAGAAATTTCAAAGTAATCTTCAATGTTTTTTTATTCATTTTTATCTTTATTGATGTTGTTTTTTTAATTTTTATTACTTTAGATTTTGCTTTAAGTTTAAGGCCATCCATGCTGGAATTCATTAGATATGATTTGATTGTATCAATTCTAATAATTCTACATGTTTTATTAAGAATGAATAGGGAAAAAAATAGAAGGCAATATCTGATTAAAAACTGGATAGATATTTTTGCAGTGGTACCGGTAGCATTTATTGTAATATTATTATCATCAGAACCTGCTTTAATCATAGTAGCATTGTTTTTAATCAGAATTTATGCTTTAATTAGATATTTACTAAAAATAAGGTCAATAATAAGATTCACTGAGAAAACAAAATTGGATATTGCTACATTTCTTCTTCTGGGCACTTTTATATTTGGATCTTTAATCTTCTTTTGGGTAGAGTCTCCAGTTAATCCACAAGTTACAAATCTCGATAGTGCAGCGTTTTTCATGATTGTATCCATGTCAACAACAGGTTATGGAAATATAGTTCCTTATACAAGTATAGGTACATTGGTATCTGCAATAGCGATAATTATTGGTATTGGTTATACAGGATGGGTTACTGCAGCGATAGCGTCTTCTCTTATTGAAGAGTTAAGAAAAGAGAGAAAAGAAGAAATTAAGAAACAGAATGCAGCAATGAAAAATATTATAGAAAAACTAGATAAAATAGAAAAGGAACTGGAAGAAATTAAAAATTCAAAAGGATGA
- a CDS encoding FtsX-like permease family protein translates to MGIYSLSYKNLRRNWWRNTSTVLRIAFGVIVLLILVSSGIGINTFLGENQTAGGTPISNDKANTGASNALNAMNNYVNSILGAELSNSQIINGIRSILRNIISFIDLMASIVFLVGIFGITYAMDLNLLERKREIGLLKSLGFTELQIMLSLLLEASLLGFIGAVIGTVLVIIGITILSNVINIGLLSIVMPLWLPFGTILITSVLSATIAVFSVWYNTKQDPMGALRI, encoded by the coding sequence ATGGGCATTTACAGTCTTTCCTACAAAAACTTACGTCGAAACTGGTGGAGAAATACTTCAACAGTTTTACGAATAGCATTTGGCGTAATTGTACTTTTAATACTGGTCAGTTCAGGAATCGGGATTAATACATTTCTTGGTGAAAATCAAACTGCTGGTGGAACACCAATTTCAAATGACAAAGCTAATACGGGAGCTAGTAATGCTTTAAATGCAATGAATAATTATGTTAATTCTATATTAGGTGCAGAACTTTCTAATTCACAGATTATAAATGGTATCAGGAGTATTTTAAGGAATATTATTTCTTTTATAGATTTGATGGCCAGTATAGTGTTTTTAGTGGGTATTTTTGGAATAACATATGCCATGGATCTTAATTTGCTTGAGCGAAAAAGAGAAATAGGCTTATTAAAGTCTCTTGGTTTTACAGAGCTGCAGATAATGTTAAGTCTACTTTTAGAAGCCTCTTTACTGGGTTTTATAGGTGCCGTAATTGGTACAGTGTTGGTGATTATAGGAATAACTATTTTATCTAACGTAATTAATATTGGGCTTCTTTCAATTGTAATGCCGTTATGGCTTCCATTTGGAACTATATTAATTACTTCAGTACTTAGTGCAACAATAGCAGTATTTTCTGTATGGTATAATACTAAACAGGATCCTATGGGGGCTTTACGGATATGA
- a CDS encoding ABC transporter ATP-binding protein, whose protein sequence is MNNIILEFRDVWKTYGKEKTRINALKGINYSLKKNSVNLILGPSGSGKTTLLNIASLIDTPSKGIVKIKGRNTSDLSKSERSRIRMNEIGIIYQRANLFPYLNILENTMLPMISPDKNRALELLKNMGITEINKFPEELSIEDQQKSALVRAMINDPSLILADEPTGELDSDGTDIIMELVKDMGHKTIVLIASNNSDLVKYSDNLFYLKNGKLEKN, encoded by the coding sequence ATGAATAACATCATCTTAGAATTCAGGGATGTATGGAAAACTTACGGTAAGGAAAAAACAAGAATAAACGCTTTGAAAGGTATAAACTATTCTTTAAAGAAAAATTCTGTAAATCTAATTTTAGGCCCCTCTGGATCTGGAAAGACAACTCTCTTAAATATTGCAAGCTTAATAGATACTCCTTCAAAGGGAATAGTGAAAATAAAGGGTAGAAACACTTCTGATTTGTCTAAATCAGAAAGAAGTAGGATTAGAATGAATGAAATTGGAATTATTTACCAGAGAGCTAATTTATTCCCTTATTTGAACATTTTAGAAAATACAATGCTTCCAATGATTTCGCCGGATAAAAATAGGGCATTAGAACTCCTAAAAAACATGGGCATAACTGAAATAAATAAATTTCCCGAAGAGCTTTCTATAGAAGACCAGCAGAAATCTGCACTTGTAAGGGCAATGATTAATGATCCCTCACTTATTTTAGCCGATGAACCAACTGGAGAACTTGATTCGGATGGTACGGACATAATAATGGAATTAGTAAAGGATATGGGGCATAAAACTATAGTTTTAATTGCATCAAACAATTCTGATTTAGTTAAATATTCTGATAATTTATTTTATCTTAAAAATGGAAAATTAGAAAAAAATTAA
- a CDS encoding AI-2E family transporter: protein MMELKKSSFFSQTLILTIIIIVLAGLKFIAPVIGPIFLSIFFAVIITPFLRWLTGKGLSYRLSFLITIILITVVGVILIVFLFFTLNQLQGQISSYVVNVNIEYNEIVNTLIRNLATNIDLLNLANIFTDGIFVLIATLFLIYELPKLKSRLRGSLGYDKDSLNRIFETADAFIDYFVIRLKVNIFTGSGIAIILLLLGIDFSIFWGVLTVALSFIPYIGLLLAAIPPALIAWVQYGVYGALLVLVIFSVVNTIAENIIFPRQAGKGLQLSIYVVFVSVFFWGWILGGTGIFLAVPLTLILIQYLEYFEETRWLANIMKSSYSDKKSIK from the coding sequence ATGATGGAATTAAAAAAATCTTCATTCTTCAGCCAGACTTTGATTTTAACGATAATAATCATTGTTCTTGCGGGATTAAAGTTTATAGCTCCTGTTATAGGGCCTATATTCCTCTCAATCTTTTTTGCAGTAATTATCACTCCATTTTTAAGGTGGCTTACAGGAAAAGGATTATCATACAGACTATCATTCCTAATTACTATAATTTTAATCACTGTTGTGGGCGTAATTCTTATTGTATTTCTTTTTTTCACTTTAAACCAATTACAGGGCCAGATATCCAGTTATGTAGTTAATGTAAACATAGAATATAATGAAATAGTTAACACACTGATTAGAAATCTGGCAACAAATATTGATCTTTTAAATTTGGCAAATATATTCACTGATGGAATTTTTGTCCTTATTGCAACATTATTTTTAATATATGAGCTACCAAAGTTAAAATCAAGGCTTAGAGGAAGTTTAGGATATGATAAAGATTCTTTAAACCGTATTTTTGAAACGGCTGATGCTTTCATTGATTATTTTGTAATAAGGCTTAAAGTGAACATATTTACTGGTTCAGGAATTGCAATAATTCTACTTCTTTTAGGAATTGATTTTTCAATTTTTTGGGGAGTTTTAACGGTTGCATTAAGTTTTATCCCATATATAGGACTACTTCTTGCGGCAATTCCTCCAGCGTTAATTGCATGGGTTCAATATGGAGTTTATGGCGCTCTTCTGGTTTTAGTCATCTTTTCCGTTGTTAACACCATTGCAGAAAATATCATATTTCCCCGACAAGCTGGAAAAGGGCTCCAACTATCTATTTATGTGGTTTTTGTTTCGGTATTCTTTTGGGGATGGATTTTAGGGGGAACAGGAATTTTCCTTGCAGTACCTTTAACATTAATTTTAATTCAATACCTTGAATACTTTGAAGAAACTCGATGGCTGGCTAACATCATGAAAAGCAGTTATTCTGATAAAAAATCCATAAAATAA